One window of Chryseobacterium sp. JJR-5R genomic DNA carries:
- a CDS encoding GIN domain-containing protein → MKKILYTFLLMTVVSCGKVSPEGTIERKDVEVPEFVNLDLEGKFRVFYARGTKNFVEIETYPNVADNLDVDVNDKTLSIKEKRGTKGVDFYNITVYSKYNLEKIAIADSVEMNISSEIKTDNFRLNLKNYATFMGSVNTRRAEVEMLNRSRANFLGQSKDVLIKISDTASLIAPYWKIENLNIDSKNGNYAEVNVLDSLKGHVQNTAKFIYYNDPIRAFKIDRDTRVENKKLD, encoded by the coding sequence ATGAAAAAAATATTGTACACATTTCTTTTGATGACGGTAGTTTCCTGCGGGAAAGTTTCTCCTGAAGGAACCATCGAACGGAAAGATGTGGAAGTCCCGGAATTTGTAAATCTTGATCTGGAAGGGAAATTCCGTGTATTCTATGCGCGGGGAACCAAGAACTTTGTAGAGATAGAAACCTATCCTAACGTAGCAGATAATCTTGACGTTGATGTCAATGACAAAACACTTTCCATTAAAGAAAAGCGCGGCACAAAAGGGGTGGACTTTTATAACATAACGGTTTATTCAAAATACAACCTGGAAAAAATAGCCATTGCCGATTCTGTGGAAATGAATATTTCAAGTGAAATTAAGACGGATAATTTTAGGCTCAATCTGAAAAATTATGCTACATTTATGGGGTCAGTGAACACCAGGAGGGCAGAAGTTGAAATGCTGAACCGGAGCCGTGCCAACTTTTTGGGGCAAAGCAAAGACGTTTTGATTAAAATTTCCGATACGGCCAGCCTTATCGCTCCTTACTGGAAAATTGAAAACCTGAACATTGATTCTAAAAACGGGAATTATGCAGAAGTCAATGTGCTGGATTCATTGAAGGGGCATGTTCAGAATACCGCAAAATTTATCTA
- a CDS encoding ATP-binding protein, with protein sequence MKIRIKNFGPIKEGLLENDGWIKISKNTIFIGNQGSGKSTIAKLVSTFMWIEKALTRGDFDEKWLTRKNRFKNHFLTYHRLENYFWIDKKTTIEYIGDAYSFYYKDDNFTVAINLNGDYRLPQIMYIPSERNFISYVKTPNELKLSSDALNEFLTEFNNAKNALKNSIDFPINNLSIEYDKLNDVVNLKGSDYKVFLTESSSGFQSSIPLFLVTNYLANSVDSKVGHRESMSIEEQFRFRLNVDKIWSDKNLTDEQKRITISTLSSKFNKNVFFNIVEEPEQNLFPYSQFEIIKNLVSNNNKILGNKLIITSHSPYLMSFIGIMIEGHILFNKAVKSKNNIVEKKLKDILSSDLFIDPFEISIYEMNEESGTLRLLPNFEGIPSDNNFLNIGLKKSNDLFDKLLELEEQL encoded by the coding sequence ATGAAGATCAGAATTAAAAATTTTGGACCTATAAAAGAGGGACTTTTAGAAAATGACGGTTGGATTAAAATTTCTAAAAATACTATATTCATAGGTAATCAAGGATCAGGAAAAAGTACAATTGCTAAATTGGTATCAACCTTTATGTGGATCGAAAAAGCTTTAACCAGAGGAGATTTTGATGAAAAGTGGTTGACGCGAAAAAATAGATTTAAAAATCATTTTTTAACTTATCATAGATTAGAAAATTATTTTTGGATAGATAAAAAAACAACAATTGAATATATTGGAGATGCATATAGTTTTTATTATAAAGATGATAATTTTACGGTAGCTATAAATCTTAATGGTGATTATCGCTTGCCGCAAATAATGTATATTCCTTCTGAAAGAAATTTTATCTCTTATGTAAAAACCCCAAATGAATTAAAACTATCTTCAGATGCTTTAAATGAATTTCTTACAGAATTTAATAATGCAAAAAATGCTTTAAAGAATTCGATTGATTTTCCCATAAATAATTTGTCAATTGAATATGATAAATTAAATGATGTTGTAAATTTAAAAGGTTCTGATTATAAAGTTTTTTTAACTGAATCTTCTAGTGGTTTTCAATCTTCAATTCCACTTTTTTTAGTTACAAATTATTTAGCAAATTCTGTTGATTCCAAGGTTGGTCACAGAGAATCTATGAGCATTGAAGAACAGTTTAGATTTAGATTGAATGTTGATAAGATTTGGTCTGATAAAAATTTGACTGATGAACAAAAACGTATTACAATCTCTACATTATCAAGTAAGTTTAATAAAAATGTATTTTTTAATATTGTTGAAGAACCGGAGCAGAATTTGTTTCCATATTCACAATTTGAGATCATTAAAAATTTAGTATCAAACAATAATAAGATTCTTGGAAATAAATTAATTATTACGTCTCACAGTCCTTATTTAATGAGCTTTATAGGAATTATGATTGAGGGACATATATTATTTAATAAAGCTGTCAAAAGTAAAAATAATATTGTTGAAAAAAAATTGAAAGATATTTTATCTTCAGATTTATTTATTGATCCTTTTGAAATTTCTATTTATGAAATGAATGAAGAAAGTGGAACTTTAAGATTACTTCCTAATTTTGAAGGAATTCCGTCAGATAATAACTTTTTAAATATCGGATTAAAAAAAAGTAATGATCTTTTTGATAAATTATTAGAATTGGAAGAACAGTTATGA
- a CDS encoding glycosyltransferase family 2 protein produces MNLSIVIPLLNEEASLEELFLRIDTVCQASSLSYEIWFVDDGSTDLSWSIIENLKVQHPQIHAIKFSKNYGKSQALHAAFERTEGDVIITMDADLQDFPEEIPELYNMVVLENYDIVSGWKKKRFDNVMTKNVPSKLFNAAARKVSGVELHDFNCGLKAYKKQVVKTIDVYGDMHRYIPVLAANAGFRRITEKEVKHQARPYGTSKFGTERFIRGFLDLVTLWFVSRFGGRPMHFFGAVGTIMFIVGFLSALWLGLSKLIDVARGIYGHLITNNPWFFIALTMMIMGTLLFIAGFLGEMIIRTNREHKNYNIDEVI; encoded by the coding sequence ATGAATTTATCCATAGTTATTCCGCTATTGAATGAAGAGGCTTCTCTGGAAGAGCTTTTTTTAAGGATCGATACCGTTTGCCAGGCCAGCAGCTTATCCTACGAAATCTGGTTTGTAGATGATGGCAGCACCGATCTTTCATGGAGTATTATTGAAAACCTGAAGGTGCAGCACCCTCAGATTCACGCTATTAAATTTTCTAAAAACTATGGGAAATCGCAGGCACTGCATGCCGCTTTTGAAAGAACGGAAGGCGATGTCATTATTACCATGGACGCGGATTTACAGGATTTTCCTGAAGAAATCCCTGAACTGTACAATATGGTGGTCCTTGAAAATTATGATATCGTCTCCGGCTGGAAAAAGAAGCGATTTGACAATGTCATGACGAAAAATGTCCCTTCGAAATTATTTAATGCCGCGGCAAGAAAAGTTTCAGGCGTTGAGCTTCACGATTTCAACTGCGGGTTGAAAGCTTATAAAAAACAGGTGGTGAAAACCATTGACGTCTATGGGGATATGCACCGGTACATTCCGGTTCTGGCAGCCAATGCAGGCTTCAGAAGGATCACGGAAAAAGAAGTGAAGCACCAGGCAAGACCTTACGGAACGTCTAAATTCGGTACGGAACGGTTTATCCGCGGTTTCCTGGATCTGGTAACCCTTTGGTTTGTAAGCCGCTTCGGCGGGCGGCCAATGCATTTCTTCGGTGCCGTGGGAACAATCATGTTTATCGTAGGTTTTCTTTCGGCGTTATGGCTGGGGCTTTCAAAACTGATTGATGTGGCCAGAGGAATTTACGGGCACCTGATTACCAATAATCCGTGGTTTTTTATCGCCTTAACCATGATGATTATGGGAACATTGCTTTTTATTGCAGGCTTCCTGGGGGAAATGATCATCAGGACCAACAGAGAGCACAAGAACTATAATATTGATGAAGTAATTTAA
- a CDS encoding DUF4199 domain-containing protein — protein MTKSPLTLGIILFIATMTVFFVVYSFYSGIDYFDISLKANAFVLPVLYAGTAFWSVKSYWNSHRVVSFKDAFKRAFVPMFVGGILSVLSMYAYLNFVDTDSKKLLNYQYVTRQKSELDKEYTSARKILKHQKDIDELDQKYNERLQSFTPEAVKGKDMLTVSHFSGYFAAILIFYVVLSLFFGAFFRTRTVYQETENQE, from the coding sequence ATGACAAAAAGTCCATTAACATTAGGAATTATACTTTTTATCGCTACAATGACCGTCTTTTTTGTAGTGTATTCTTTTTACTCGGGAATCGATTATTTCGATATATCGCTGAAAGCCAATGCTTTCGTATTACCTGTGCTGTATGCCGGTACTGCTTTCTGGTCTGTAAAATCATACTGGAACAGCCATCGGGTGGTCAGTTTTAAAGATGCATTCAAAAGAGCTTTTGTACCCATGTTCGTCGGAGGCATCCTTTCGGTTTTAAGCATGTATGCATACCTTAATTTTGTAGATACCGATTCAAAAAAACTGCTGAATTACCAGTATGTGACCCGCCAGAAATCAGAACTGGATAAAGAATATACGTCCGCAAGAAAAATTCTGAAACACCAGAAAGATATAGACGAACTGGACCAGAAATACAATGAAAGACTTCAAAGTTTTACCCCTGAAGCCGTTAAAGGAAAAGATATGCTTACTGTAAGTCATTTTTCAGGATATTTTGCGGCAATTCTTATATTTTACGTAGTTTTGTCTTTGTTTTTCGGAGCGTTTTTCAGAACGAGAACAGTCTATCAGGAAACAGAAAACCAAGAATAA